ggcggagctcggcgccaagTACCCGCGCAACTTCGACTGGGCGGACGTCCCGGAAGTGATGGGTAAGATCCACACGCAGGAGACCTCGTGCGCGTCCTGCTGGGCGTACACTTCCACGGACACcatcgaggcgatcgaggtcATCAGCGGGCGCCGCAAGAAGCACGTCGAGCTCAGCGCCGAGCAGCTCATCAACTGCGACAACTACGACAGCGGGTGCAACACCGGCAACATGTTCACGGCGTACGAGTGGATCCACGAGCACGGCGGGCTGGCCACCGCGAGGGCattccacggcgccgcggggctcctcgctcgcgcggagagcgccgcaatgctcggcgcgggatccggcgccgcgcttggTTCGTTTCGGGAAagagtcgccgccgttcgggAAAAagacgccaaggcgctcatCGATCAggctcgcgacgagggcaACCTCGGCGAGTTCGGCGTGTTCTTCGAGgagtcgctcggcgccgaggaggagaagcgcgTGCTCGACAGCATCGAATCCGGCCTGGGTTCCACGCACGGCAACTGCCCGGCGAACATGAACCTCCAGGACAGGGTGTACGGCTACTGCGAGCTCAACTttgacgccggcgaggctgcgctcaTGGAGGCCGTCTCCAAGcagcccgtcgccgttggaATCAACGCCAACAAGATCTTCCAGCTGTACGCGTCGGGTATCATCCGATCCTCCGACTGCGGCCCCGCGCCGCACACCCCAGACTCCGAGATCATGGCAATCAACCACGCCGTGGTCGTCACCGGCTGGGGCGAGGAGATGGTCAAGGGCGAGCTCATCAAGTACTGGATCCTCAAGAACTCCTTCGGCGAGAACTGGGGCGAGCATGGATACTTCaagctcgagcgcggaccGGACACTGTAGATCAGGAGGGCTTCGGCACCTGCGGCCTGTACTTTGAATCTGTGTACCCCATCATCGACGAGGATGCCAACGAGGACTCGTGCATCAAGGGCTCGACCTTCAGATCCAAGTATTactccgccgcgtacgcAAACGCGGGCCTCGGTAAGTCCTCCACGCTGAGCATGCGCGATTTTacgtccgcgaacgcgagcgcgggcgtcgggcaGGTCGCGGTGATGCTCGTGGGATTCGGGTTTGTGACTGGCATCCTGGTGGTGTCTGTGTTCTTGGCTGTtcgagcggcgaggaagacGCTCACGAGGGGaaccgaggaggagccccTGCTGTGATTGGTACATATATTAGCAGTTGACCGCATTGGCAATATGTAAATGAGCTCTTTTAGACGATGAACCGATTACTGGTGGTCTTCTGTTACAATGCGTTGTCCGGGGTTGACACTAGACGTGGCAACCCTGGGGAAAAGAATCTTGCTAAAAATttgcctcgccgccgaggctgggaAGGGCCACGTTTTCACCCCTCAGATGCTGTTCAta
This DNA window, taken from Micromonas commoda chromosome 2, complete sequence, encodes the following:
- a CDS encoding predicted protein, with the translated sequence MMTATCLAAACLLALAAGARAEMHPQLAGMNTVHTHGDTGVASLHTARPIAEAVLGSEDARASDDPTSEHGAGGDLPQAELGAGAADFASRVSPDFEAFVQTHKKAGHTYCPGSSAGVPCIEAMRRELSFLENKALIERHNSRGDSTFKLGLTPFADVSPEEFVSEQLTYTPAKSVRDFVARRRSEALTRAASDKGVGQTVGGVIGEVSRGAGRLGEPRARTEAELGAKYPRNFDWADVPEVMGKIHTQETSCASCWAYTSTDTIEAIEVISGRRKKHVELSAEQLINCDNYDSGCNTGNMFTAYEWIHEHGGLATARAFHGAAGLLARAESAAMLGAGSGAALGSFRERVAAVREKDAKALIDQARDEGNLGEFGVFFEESLGAEEEKRVLDSIESGLGSTHGNCPANMNLQDRVYGYCELNFDAGEAALMEAVSKQPVAVGINANKIFQLYASGIIRSSDCGPAPHTPDSEIMAINHAVVVTGWGEEMVKGELIKYWILKNSFGENWGEHGYFKLERGPDTVDQEGFGTCGLYFESVYPIIDEDANEDSCIKGSTFRSKYYSAAYANAGLGKSSTLSMRDFTSANASAGVGQVAVMLVGFGFVTGILVVSVFLAVRAARKTLTRGTEEEPLL